GCAAGCTTGTTTTCTATCACGTCAGAGATAGAGGTGGAAATAGTGGTAGAGATAGAGGTGGAAATAGTGGTCGAGATAGAGGTGGTCACAGACCCGTAACGTTTCTTCCCTCGCACAGGAAGTAACTTTTAGAGAGGCAGTTCTGGTCGCTCCACTTGAACTTCCCGGGTCCACTTGTTGCTATGGCGCCACAGATGTGGGACAGCGGCTGCTCTGGTtggctgcccccctcccagttGCTCCACCCCACATTCATCCCATTGGCCCAGATCCAGAAGCCAAAGAGACGGCTCTGCCTGAGGCCCAGCCACACGGGCCCTGATAGGTTGCTTTTGtgaagctcctcctccagccggcGCTGGTCCTGCGGGGACTCGATGCGCAGGAATCCCTCGTAGTTCTGATTGCAGTAGTCCAGAGCGCTCTCCCAGGTCTTAGTGCTCTTAATCACGTGGATCTCGTCTGCAGGGGAGACACACTGACAGTGCGGGAGATGCAAACGAACAGCAGCCAGTCGTGCTGGGGCTGGTTCTGACCTCCCTGCTTGTTTGTCTCATCACAGGTAGGAACTGGCATCACGTCTTTCACATTTGAGTAAATATGCGGGACTCGATATGTtcatgcattgtgtgtgctACTCTTATTTGTGCAATGAGGCAGAATGAGGACTGTGCATACAGACACTCCCAGTAAAGCCCTATCTGCTGTGTCTTTCTCTCATGTTAATTCACCattacaccccccccagcccccttaCCTTTGTAACAGAGAGCTTGGAATTCACTTGTACAGTCAGATGCCACCCACGTATGGTAATTTTGGCCTGTGCTTGCTTTCACACAGTCCTTTACTTCCCCAGGATTGCCCGTCCTCCAGTTTCTGAAGGTGGAGCACGCTCCGTCAGACCACTCCCAGTCCGTGTGTATCAGGCCGATCCAGAAGGGGTTGCTactc
The Anguilla rostrata isolate EN2019 chromosome 19, ASM1855537v3, whole genome shotgun sequence genome window above contains:
- the LOC135245678 gene encoding macrophage mannose receptor 1-like, yielding MVMPFFLLVLSAALCTSAFPSHYRCTFFTKNKYMTWTAAQAYCRENHADLATVYSQEEAERILNIETGDPSVWIGLRRSNSSVKWSNGVRVNYTKNKADDGRKEPFCTTMKADGDWENVNCTLERPFMCYNKGDGDHPLSYTLIKQKRSWCEAQRFCRLHHTDLVSISSSTQNDAVKEEGRSSNPFWIGLIHTDWEWSDGACSTFRNWRTGNPGEVKDCVKASTGQNYHTWVASDCTSEFQALCYKDEIHVIKSTKTWESALDYCNQNYEGFLRIESPQDQRRLEEELHKSNLSGPVWLGLRQSRLFGFWIWANGMNVGWSNWEGGSQPEQPLSHICGAIATSGPGKFKWSDQNCLSKSYFLCEGRNVTGL